A region from the Spirochaetia bacterium 38H-sp genome encodes:
- a CDS encoding 8-oxo-dGTP diphosphatase, with amino-acid sequence MIIIHHMEKKHNQIKIKNIDWKKWQFTEKAVLCFVINNDKILLIHKKRGLGKGKINAPGGRIEEGETPIKAAIRETQEEVLITPINPVKYAELNFIFTDGYSLYGEAYISKSHTGIPGETEEAKPFWQEIDKIPYDRMWEDDRLWLPHVLNGKKVKAYFIFEKDKMLDHNVEIVESF; translated from the coding sequence ATGATTATTATACACCATATGGAGAAAAAACATAACCAGATAAAAATAAAAAATATAGATTGGAAAAAATGGCAATTTACAGAAAAGGCTGTGCTGTGTTTTGTCATAAACAATGATAAAATTTTATTGATCCATAAGAAAAGAGGCCTTGGAAAAGGTAAGATTAATGCTCCGGGAGGAAGAATAGAAGAAGGAGAAACACCAATAAAAGCAGCAATAAGAGAAACTCAAGAAGAAGTACTGATAACTCCTATAAATCCTGTAAAATATGCAGAACTCAATTTTATTTTTACAGATGGTTATTCTTTGTACGGAGAAGCATATATCAGTAAAAGCCATACGGGAATACCAGGAGAAACAGAAGAAGCTAAGCCTTTTTGGCAAGAAATAGACAAAATACCGTATGATAGAATGTGGGAAGATGACAGGCTATGGCTGCCCCATGTACTTAATGGAAAAAAAGTAAAAGCTTATTTTATATTTGAAAAAGACAAAATGCTGGATCATAATGTAGAGATAGTAGAATCTTTTTGA
- a CDS encoding DUF763 domain-containing protein: MNKKGSYDLPLHYGKVPHWLALRMEKLAGTIAEEIVSSFGTDGFLSRISNPDWFQAFSCLLGMDWHSSGSTTTLLFALQKALQKRQLGIVICGGRGRFSKDTPRQLMDVSYRFGADGDELVKTSRLVAKIDNNCIQDGFSLYLHTFILADNGKWCVVQQGMNDEKRMARRYHWLSDSVGDFFSDPHTAIIGENEGEIINLSDSRASASRDSMLDFLIQPPVSQYNELRRIVMPTRHNILPRDINLKRLGAILAAAYDKELKNFADLVLMKNVGPRTMQSLALVAELVYGNPVRFSDPARFSFAHGGKDGHPFPVMTCIYDNVIAEMDDIVHKIKLPLELRRPVLKNLHNFIISIERQKKNIVDFYKVIDYNKKQSMIWGGKTASETLSSTYNKSKKIKSYNDDSQLMLFE, from the coding sequence ATGAACAAGAAAGGCTCATATGATCTTCCCTTGCATTACGGTAAAGTTCCCCATTGGCTTGCCTTACGTATGGAAAAACTTGCCGGTACTATCGCAGAAGAAATAGTCAGCAGTTTTGGTACCGATGGATTTTTATCCAGGATTTCCAATCCTGACTGGTTTCAGGCTTTTTCTTGTCTTTTGGGGATGGATTGGCATTCTTCCGGCAGTACTACGACATTGCTTTTTGCTCTACAGAAGGCTTTGCAAAAAAGACAGTTGGGTATTGTGATCTGCGGAGGCCGTGGACGATTTTCCAAAGATACCCCCAGGCAGCTCATGGATGTTTCTTATCGCTTTGGTGCTGATGGTGATGAGCTTGTAAAAACATCCAGACTTGTTGCAAAAATAGATAATAATTGCATTCAGGATGGCTTTTCTCTATATCTTCATACTTTTATACTTGCAGATAATGGAAAATGGTGTGTTGTGCAGCAGGGTATGAATGATGAGAAGAGGATGGCAAGAAGATATCATTGGCTTTCCGATAGTGTAGGGGACTTTTTTTCTGATCCCCACACTGCCATTATAGGTGAAAATGAAGGAGAAATTATCAATCTTTCCGATTCTAGGGCCAGTGCATCAAGAGATAGTATGCTGGATTTTCTTATCCAACCTCCAGTTTCTCAATATAATGAATTGCGCCGTATTGTCATGCCGACAAGACATAATATTCTACCAAGAGATATTAACTTGAAAAGGCTAGGAGCCATACTTGCCGCAGCCTATGACAAAGAATTAAAAAACTTTGCAGATCTTGTGCTTATGAAAAATGTGGGTCCAAGAACAATGCAATCGCTTGCTCTTGTAGCAGAACTTGTATATGGAAACCCGGTCAGGTTTAGTGATCCTGCCAGATTTTCCTTTGCACATGGAGGCAAAGATGGGCATCCGTTCCCTGTTATGACATGCATATATGATAATGTTATAGCAGAAATGGATGATATTGTGCATAAAATTAAGCTTCCTTTAGAATTAAGGCGTCCAGTTCTCAAAAATTTGCATAATTTTATTATTAGCATAGAAAGACAGAAAAAAAACATTGTCGATTTTTATAAAGTTATTGATTATAACAAAAAACAATCCATGATCTGGGGTGGAAAAACCGCTTCAGAAACTTTGAGTTCTACGTATAATAAAAGTAAAAAAATAAAATCCTATAATGATGATTCTCAGCTCATGCTTTTTGAATAA